Part of the Pirellulales bacterium genome, ACGCGCTACAGCCCCAAGCTCGCGACCGTCAAGCGGCTGATCGACGAAAGGGCGATCGGCAAGGTGCTCGAATATCGTGGCCGCGGCAAGGAAGACCGTCGCGGCGGCGGCGAAGACCTATGGGTCTTGGGCACGCACGTCATGGACGCCATCCGCGCATTGGCCGGGCATCCGGCATGGTGCTTTGCGCGTGTGACCAGCGGCGGGCATCCGATCACCAAAGCCGACGTGGTTGAGGGCGCCGAGGGAATCGGCCCGTTGGCGGGCGACGCGGTGACGGCCATGTACGGCCTGCCAGGCGGGGCGACGGCCTATTTCCAGTCGGTCAGAAACATGGCCGGCAAAGGTTCGCGTTATGGCCTGCAAATCTATGGTTCGGCGGGCATCTTCGAGGTCCTGGAAGGAACGATGCCCTCGGTGAAGTACCTCGGCGATCCGAGTTGGTCGCCCGGCCGCAGCAAGTCGGCCTGGCAAGACGTTTCGACCGCTGGCATCGGCAAGCCGGAAACGCTCACCGACAGCCTGTGGCAAAACCGTCATCGGCCGGCGGCCCTCGATCTATTGCAGGCCATCGAAGAAGACCGCCAGCCGCTGTCGAGCGCTTACGAAGCGCGCGGCGCGACGGAGATGATTGTCGCCGTGTTTGAGTCGCACCGCGTCGGCGGTCCGGTCGAGTTGCCGTTGAAGAACCGGCGAAACCCGCTGACGATCCTCAAGTGAAGTCTCGTTGTCGGCCGTTTCCACGGCACTCCTGCTCTGTCATTCGTCGATTGATGGATGCAGCGGTAGGGTGGGACCAGCGAGCTTGCGAGCGCCGGCCCACCGATACCGACGTCGTCTTCATGGTGGGCCGGCGCTCGCAAGCTCGCTGGTCCCACCCTACGAAGGTTTGCGCCGTCGATCAATGGAGGGGTGACAGAGCACTACCGCGCACCGCTCTTCATCACGCGCTCGGCTTCGCGGAGACCGGAGAAGCACGCGCCGTGGCCCAGCCGCAGGTCGAGTCCGTGGGCCAGATGCTCGACGATACG contains:
- a CDS encoding Gfo/Idh/MocA family oxidoreductase; translation: MNYRIGILGRTGRGDYGHATDEAFVGLPNCQTVAVADDDKAGLAAMAKKHNVDQAYADYRELLDKARPDIVVIGQRWLDRHRDMAVAAAERGIHVYMEKPFCRTLAEADEIVTAGERTHAKLALAHPTRYSPKLATVKRLIDERAIGKVLEYRGRGKEDRRGGGEDLWVLGTHVMDAIRALAGHPAWCFARVTSGGHPITKADVVEGAEGIGPLAGDAVTAMYGLPGGATAYFQSVRNMAGKGSRYGLQIYGSAGIFEVLEGTMPSVKYLGDPSWSPGRSKSAWQDVSTAGIGKPETLTDSLWQNRHRPAALDLLQAIEEDRQPLSSAYEARGATEMIVAVFESHRVGGPVELPLKNRRNPLTILK